ATGAAGTGATCCACAGGATGCCCCGTCACTTTCGTTTTCACCGGCTTTTCAAAAGCCCAGTGCTTGCCCCAAACTGCTCCCTGGGCGATCCAGCGACGTATAACGTCAGCCTGTTCTGGGTTAAGGCGCGGCTTGTGGGATTTAGGCGGCGGCATCAGTTCATCGGCATCCTCTGTCAGGATGCGGGCCAGGAAATCGCTCGCCTTGGGATCGCCGGGTTTGATGACGCTCATCGCCCCATCTTGAGTGTCCAGCCGAAGGTCTGCCTTGCGGTGAGCTTCGTCCTGGCCATGACAGCTCAGACAATTATCGGACAGGATCGGCAGCACATCGCGGCTGAAACTGACCGTCTCTTCACTGTAGGAAAAGAGCGGCAGCAGGGCAGCAATGAAGGCGGCGGATCGGACGGACATGGACAATACCATGCCATAAAGAACGCTCCCGGCCATGAAGCGTGCAGGCATTGCCTTTGGACTATCCGATCATTTTTAGCGACCTATCTCTCAGGTGTTCCAATGGGAATCTCCATCCCTGGCAGCACCTGGTGGAATGTCGCTTCCGGGGGAGATGGAGCCTGAGGGATGGTTTTATCCAGAGGCCCTTGCAGGAGGGTCCAGGTCAGTCCCGTCTTGTAGCGTGAGGTCCATGCATTGCGATGCAAAAGTGTGTCCGCCGCGCCATGACGCAGATAGGGGAAATGCCTCTTGTGGCTAAGTGCCAGCCGCAGGGGTGAAAGATCATTGGTTAGGCTGACGATGTGCATTGGCCTGACCGGCCCCTTGTCCGCCTCCATCTCGTAAGTCAAAATGGCCGCAATCGCCGCCGCACCCGCTCCAAGGCCGATATCCCAGACGATCAGCGGCATGGACTCTTCTGCACTTTCACCTGCTGGCAACCGCAGGTGGGTGGCCAGGTGGGCATCCTCCGTCCAGGCCGCTGCCGTCACATCCGTATTCACCGTCTGGCCCGTACCGATGTGAAATATCCGTGCGGCTTCACCGGCGCGCAGTTCCAACTCATAGTCTCCCATCCTTTGGGCATGATCCGGGCTGATGACGGGCGGCTTCACGGTGGTAATGGGATGGTCCACATCTTCCACCTGGAGAATCTGCCTTTTTTCGTGATACAGCTTCAGGAAACGGTCTTCCAAAATGCTCTGGCGGATCTCCCGCATGAGCTGGTGATAAAAGTGAATGTTATGCTGCCCCATGAGCTGCCAGCCCAGCGGCTCCTGCGTCTTCGTCAGGTGGTGCAAATAAGCCCGAGTATATTTGGCGCACACCGGGCAGGTGCAGTCGGGATCTAGCCTCTCTTCAGAAAATTTATACACCGAACGGCGGAGTTGAACGATCCCGCGCGAGGTGAAAAGCGATCCGCGTTTAGCCACCTGCGTGGGGATGATGCAGTCAAACATGTCCACCCCGCGATGCACCGCCTCCAGCACGTCCAGAGGTGTGCCCACACCCATCAGATAGCGGGGCCGGTCCTGCGGCAGCAGGCAGGCCGTCATCTCGCAGGTATCCTCACGCTCAGCTTTCTCCTCCCCCACTGCTAGCCCACCGATGGCAAAGCCGTCAAACGGCAGCTGCATCAGACCTTCGGCACTCTCACGCCGCAGATGCGGATACAGCGCCCCTTGCACAATGGCGAACATGGATTGGGGGGAGTCTTCGCGTGCCGCCAAACTACGAACCGCCCAGCGCTGGGTCACTTGCAGGGCCGCACGTGCCGCAGCCTCATCGGCAGTGGAGGGAATGCACTGGTCCAGCACCATCATGATGTCACTGCCAATGGCCATCTGTGTCTGGATACTCAGCTCCGGGCTCAGCAGGATGCGCTGGCCATCCACGTAACTTTGGAAAACTGCCCCAGCTTCCGTCATAGAGCGGGAGTGGGGCAGGGAAAAGATCTGGTAGCCGCCAGAATCTGTCAGCACGGATCCGGGCCACTGCATGAATTGATGGATGCCACCCATCCGCTTAAACACCTCCGGCCCTGGCCTCAAAAGCAGGTGATAGGTGTTGGCTAACAAAATTTGCGAACCGGATTCATGCAGCGTCTCTGGCAGCTGCGCCTTCACCGTCGCTTGAGTGCCTACCGGCATAAAAAGGGGCGTACGCACCGTGCTATGCAGTGTGCGGAAGGTGGCCGCACGTGCGCGCGAGCCGGTGGCCTGGGCTTCTAATTGAAAATCGAGACGGGAAGGGGACATGAACACCCTTTCCCTATCGTCGATTCAGCCGTCGTCGAGAGCAAAGCACCGTCCGTCTCTCACAGAAGAGTTAACCGCGCCGGATCTCCGACCCCTTGAACCGGATGCCAAAACGGAAGACCTTCTTTTTCCGGCACTGGATTATCCCTGTTTGCAGGTCAAATTTCTCAGGAATCTCAATGTGATGGAGGTCCACCGTCGCCTGAAAACCGCGCTCGGAAAAGATGTCAATCAAGATGGCCAGCGCCTGCGGATCGTGAAACAGTTTGTCCTCGGAGTTGATGTCCGCCCGGCCCGAAATGGCATGACGTACAATGATCGGCATCATCTTTTCCTCGATGAAATTCACCACGGCCTGCATTATTTCAGGCTTCTCAACCTTATAGCCATCCAGCCTGCGCACCAGGTCCTGCCGCGCATGGCGGACGATCTCGCTGGCCAGTGGCAGCTTGCGTAGAAGATCAAATGTCCTTGGATCCAGTTCCAGCGAGCTTTGGTATTCCAGCTCACGGACGATGTTTTCCTGCACCAGTTCCAGCGGTGCCTGGGCATTGATGAAGTGATAATGAAAGATCTCTTTCAGCGAGACCAGTGCATCATAAGTCTTCTCCTTGAAGACCTTATAGCGGTTTCTGGCCAGGTTCGTATCAAAGTCCGTGGCTCTTTCCTCCCACAGTTCCCCCAGGCCGGAGCGCCGCACCTCCTCATTGTGTGCCAGCACTTCTTGGCCACGTTTCAACTGCCGGGCGATACTCTCCGCCTCATCCACAAACAGTACCATGATATGGAAGATCGGCTGTTTGAAATGAAACGCCTCCGGTGTTTCGGAAAAGTCCATTCGCAGCCGCATCATCTCATCAAAGAGCAGCTTCAGGCACTCCACCTGTACTTTGGTGCGGGGAAAGCCATCCAGGATCGCCCCATTCTGCTGCTCCGGTTCCAGCAGCTTGCGGATCAAGATGCCCACCACTTCACGGTCACCCACCATGCCCCCTTGGGACTTCAATTTCTGCGCCTCTGGACTGTCCAGCAGCGCACTCACCACGATGGGTTCTGCGGTGATGCCACGCAGCTTGCGGATGAAATTGGTATTCGTCCCTTTCCCCGCACCCGGTGCGCCGCCCAGCAGGATCAGCTCCTTCGGAAACCGCAGGTTCTCACGCCCATAGTCTTCCTCCAGCTTCTTCCATACCTGGTTAAAGATAAGCTGCGCATCCTTAATTTCCAAATCCGCCGGAGCGGTCGGTTTGAGGGCGGGGGTTTCTGTAGGCACAGGCGGCATGGATGGGGCTTATCGCAGGGAGCCTCACTTGCCAAGCTCCGTCATCAAAAACTACTGGGTGACAGAATTTCGTAATTACCCCGGACTATCTTTGCCAGACATCCAGAGCTTTCGGCTGGAACGAAGTATGCTTGTTGTTTCATGGCTGAAATTCACGGGATTTTGGCCGGAGTTGGATTAGGGGTTGAACCACACTTCTATGCTTGCGCGTTCCTTCGAACTTTTTTTAAATCAGGTGCGGTCTTGGCGAAAGGAGCCGCTCATCCCTGCGGCCCTTTTAATCATTGCCTGTGGACTGTTTGCCTTCATCGAAATCGCGGAAGAGGTGCAGGAAAAGGAGTCACACAGCTACGATGAAATGATCCTGCTGGCGATGCGGGAGCCTGGAAATACAGCGGATCCGTTGGGTCCCCCTTGGATGGAAGAGATGGGCCGGGATCTCACGGCCCTGGGCGGATTCACGATCCTGACCGGTCTGACGGCTGCCTCCATGGGCCTGATGCTGCTGTTTGGCCGTGTGCGGCTTTCACTGCTCACGCTGTTGGCCATCATGGGCGGCATGCAGGCCTCGGCCTGGTTGAAAAGCATGTTTGACCGTCCGCGCCCGGACCTGGTACCGCATGGGGTGCTGGTGACCAGCGCGAGTTTTCCCAGCGGCCATGCCATGATGGCGGCAGTCGTCTATCTGACTCTGGGCGTCATGCTCGCCCGCACCCAGACCAGTCGGAAAGTCCGGCTCTACATCGTATCTTTGTCGGTATTCATCGCCCTTTTGGTCGGCTGCAGCCGGGTGTATCTGGGCGTCCACTGGCCCACGGATGTATTGGCTGGCTGGATGCTAGGCGGAGCCTGGGCCGTGACCTTTGGCCTCATTGCCCTCAAGGTGGACCCCCGCCGCCCTGGCGATGAAGGTAGCGCCGATGAGGATGCGGATACGCTGAAGGAGATCGAGTGAAAATTCAGTTCTGGGTCTGCGATTGACGGCTTTGGGATGTAAGATGCCGCCCCTTGCAAGGGATACATTTAGCTTTCTAACGCATGGGATGACTTGAATGAACCTCCATCCAAAATCCTGTGAATTTATATCGTTGCTCTAACTCTCCAAGCTCCAGCACCTCGCTTCCACGCAACGGATCACCGATGTGAAACTGTTCGTCATTACGGGAAAGCACGGCGATAAAATGGCCTGTATGGCCAAACCGCACTCCAACAATGGCCGGGAGAGAGTGGGCCTGAAATCGGTGAGGAAGGTCAGTGGTGACATGCATCGTGGCTTCGAGATTCCTTTTTCGGAGTGCCCTTGCCAGATACCAGACCTCTGTTCCTCCCTGGTAGGAGTAGGCTTCGCGTGCTAATGCCGATTCACTGACGGTGATTCCATGATGTCTCAAAATGGTTGCGGCTGATGCGGCTCCACAGGTGGAATAGGTGCTTTGCAGACAAATGTCTCCCTGCCACTGGTCTTGTAAAGAGCCTTCAGGTAATGGACCGAGAAAGGGCTTCACAAAGGGAACGCTCACCAATGCGGAGACGATAAGTAGCACCAGTATTCGGGGAATCGCACTAAAGAAGCTCGCCAAGAATCCACCCGCCACTCCGATCAAGATCAAAGCCGATTCTATCCTCTGCCAAGAACGGAATTCATAGTACCATGCGGGCACATCTACCAGATGGGCATAATACCCCGCAAAGCTCGCTCCAGGAAGGGCTAGAAGAACAAGGAGTCCTGTCCACACAGCCCTAGTACCTTCAGACAGCCTTCCGGCCAAAACATAGCTCACAAAAAAAGCCAAAAATACTACCACTGTGCATACGATACCGAACCAGTTGGGATTCATGAGGGCGAGGGGAACCGACAGATAATAAGGCTGTTATGCTGATTAAGCCTGAGCTCCACGGCAAGCCAAAAGGATGGGCGACGATTCTCGTCACGCCATGGGCACGCCACACTACAGTCCCTTCAAGCTTTCCCTCACCGCCTCAATGCTGGTCTGCTTGAGCAGGATTTTCCCATCCGGGCCAATCAAATACAGGGTGGGAAAGTTACGCAGGTTAAAGAGGGTGGTGATGGGACCCGATGTGGTGCCGTCGGACCAGTTGCGAAAATTGACCTGATAGTCCGCATAGGCTTTGCGCGCTTCCGTGGGAATGTCGGTGTTGATGCCCAGGACCGTCACCGGTTTTCCCCCGGTCTTCATGTCGGTGACAAACTGGTTCACCACTGGCAGCACCCCATGGCAGGCATGGCACCAGCCGCCCCAGAAGATGAGGACTACGTACTGGCCACGGTGGTCACTGAGTTTGAAGGTCTGTCCATCCAGGTCCTGCCCTTCGATCTCCGGGGCCGGACTTCCTGCGGATAGGTTGGCCATTTCAAATAGCATGCGGCCTGCCTGCTCGGCGATGGGGAAACCTTGGATTTTCACATCGCCATGAGCGGAGATGATTTCCTGGAAACAATCCATGGAGCGCGTTTTGGCTGCTTCCTCCTCCGTTGGACTCAGACCTGCATCGAAGCGGCGGAAGTAATGCATGCCCAGAGCATAAAGGGCGGCGGCTTTCTCCTCCGCATGGGGATTCTTCTGGCGGATGGTTTCCAGGATAGATTCGACCTTTTCCAGAGGCTGAAATTCCAGGGATTTCACAGCCGGGGCAATGCCTGCACTGGCAGCAAACGTGGTGGAGAGGAGATCGAATGCCTTTTGGGATTCCGGGAAAGCGGCGGCCTGGGTGATGAGCCAGACGATGCCCGTGATACCGCCAGGATCTTCTGGACTGGCCTCAATGATAGCCAGGACGCGCGTGGCATACGGCGCAGCACTCGGTACGGTGGAGCGATAGCGGGCCCGCTCCTCCTCGGTGGTCGCTGCAATGATCTTTTGGGTATTGGCGCGGACATTGGTTTCGTATTCGTCGATCACCGTGCGGATCTGGAGGTGAACCGGACTGCGAGTCAGGTCGCTCTGCGCGTTCAGCACGGTGACGAGGCTCAACAGGAAGAAGATAAGAAAGCGGGGCATGGCGAAAGGATGCAGATTGGCGGATTCAGTCCGAGTTTGAGGCTTGGGATAAACCTGAGGCAGAAAGATGAACATGTCTAATTTATGGTAATTATAAAGACATGTAAACAAGAACTCGCAGCTTCTGCCAACGGCCATTTGTTTACCGACAGCGTTTATGTCATGAAGAAGGAATGAAGATTTTGGCCGCTATGTCAGGGGGAGTGGACAGCAGTGTTGCGACGGCGCTGCTGGCCCGGGAGGGGCATGAAGTCGTGGGGGCTTACATGAAGAACTGGATCAATGAGGAAAACATCATTGGCCACTGCCCCTGGGAGGAAGACATTGTGGATGCCCGCGCAGTGGCGGACCAGTTGGGCATCGAATTTCATGTGGTGAACCTGATGAAGGAATACCGGGAGCGGGTGGTGAAATATCTGCTGGAAGGATACCAGGACGGCATCACCCCGAACCCTGACGTGATGTGCAATCGGGAGATGAAGTTCGGCGTCCTTTGGGATTGGGCTAAGGAACGCGGGTTCGATGCCATCGCCACGGGTCACTATGCGCGCAAGGGGAGTGATGGGCTATCCATCCTGCGTGGAGCCGATCCTAACAAAGACCAGACCTACTTCCTGGCGATGATGCAGCCTGAGCAGGTACGCATCGCCCAGTTTCCCATCGGCCATCTGTTGAAGCCAGAGCTACGGGAGCAGGCGCGGCAGTTGGGATTGAAGACGGCAGAAAAGAAGGATAGCCAGGGCATCTGTTTCATCGGCGAGGTCAAAATGGAAGACTTTTTGCGCACTTTTGTCGCGGATAAACCCGGGCCAATTGTGAATCTGGAAGGCAAAGTCCTGGGGGAGCATAAGGGCCTGCATCTTTATACCCTGGGGCAGCGGAAGGGCATCGGTGTGGCCAGCAATCTATACAAGCAGGCCTATGTAGTGGTGGCAAAGCGGCATGAGGCCAATGAACTCGTCATCGCCATTGAGCGACCGGATACCCCCCTGCTATGGGCCAGGAAATGTACCCTCACCGGGGTATCCACCACCGGCTCCCCTCTGGATGCAGAGCGGACTCTCCAGGCACAGCCACGGTATCGCTGCCCGGCAGGGGATGCGGTCTATACGCCAGTGGGAGAAAACCGCGCCGAACTGGTCTATACGCAGCCGCAGCGGGCGCTCACCCCCGGGCAGATTTGTGCACTCTATGATGGCGACCAATTACTGGGCGGAGCCGTCTTTGAACGCATCGAATACGAAGGCTAACCTGGAGAAATCAGGCGGGATTCAGAAACCGTCCTGTCGCGCTGGACGTCACTTTAGCCACCTCCTCCGGTGTACCTTCGGCCACGATATGCCCTCCTTCATTGCCCCCGCCCGGCCCCAGGTCCACCACCCAGTCCGCACAGCGGATCACATCCAGATGATGCTCGATTACGATGACCGTATTCCCTGCATCGCGCAGGCGGAAAAGCACCTGCAATAGCGTTTGGATATCCGCAAAGTGCAGGCCCGTCGTCGGCTCATCTAAAACATAAAGCGTATTCCCCGTAGCCTTGCGCGCCAGTTCTGCGGAAAGTTTGATCCGCTGCGCCTCCCCACCGGAAAGGGTATTCCCCGCCTGGCCCAGCCGCACATATCCCAGGCCGCATTCCTCCAGCGTGCGCAGCTTTTCAGCAATCGCACTCGCCTTGCCAAAAAAGCGTGAGGCCTCACTCACCGTCATCTCCAGAACCTCGGCGATGTTTCGTCCCTTGAAGGTGATCTCCAGCGTCTCCGCATTGTAGCGCTTTCCATGGCAGTGGTCGCAGGTCACATAGACATCCGCCAGGAAGTGCATGTCGATTTTGATCTGGCCATCCCCCTGGCATTTTTCGCAGCGCCCACCGGCCACATTGAAGCTGAAACGACCTGCCTCATAACCGCGTACACGTGCCAGCGGCAGGTTGGAATAAAGCTCACGGATCGGCCCAAACGCAGCCGTATAAGTCGCAGGATTGCTGCGCGGACTCCGTCCAATGGGTGATTGATCGATCACCACCACCTTGTCAAAGGCTTCGATTCCTGAAATGCTGCCATGCCTGCCCGGCTCATCCTTTGCATGATAAAAATGCCGCTGCAGCGCCCGCATCAGGATACGGTTGATCAAGGTGGACTTGCCACTGCCGGAAGGTCCCGTCACCGCAGTCAGACACCCCACTGGAAACGAGGCGGTGACATGCTTGAGGTTATGCTCAATAGCATCGTGGATCGTCAGCCAGGTAGGCAGCGGATGCTCCGCCCGCAGGGCGAAGTGCTCTCCCAGTACCGTTCTCTTTTTCCCCGGCTGAGACTGGGCGCTGCGCTCCATGGCGGCTGCGCTCACGGTCGCAGCCGAAGGCGGTTTGCCGATAGGAGCCACCCGTCCTGAGGGCGGTGTAATGCGGAGCTGCTCGCTCAAATAAGCCCCCGTCAGACTCTCCTTCATCGCCATTACCTCTTCGGGGGTGCCCTGGGCGATCAACTGCCCTCCATGGACGCCTGCCGCAGGCCCCATCTCGATCACATGATCCGCCGCCCGCATCATTGCCTCATCATGTTCCACCACCAGCACCGTGTTTCCCAAATCCCGCAGGCGCAGCAGCGTGCCGATGAGCCTTTCCGTATCCGCCGGGTGCAGGCCGATGCTTGGCTCATCCAGCACATAGAGGACACCCGCCAGCCCCGCACCGATCTGTGTCGCCAAGCGGATACGCTGCATCTCCCCACCGGAAAGGGTACCACTCTCCCGGTTCAGCGCCAGATACCCCAGCCCCACCTGCTCCAGGAAATCCAGCCTCTTTAAAATCTCCTTCTGCAATTCCTCCACATAGCTACGCTGATGCTCCGTGAGGCTGAGATTCCTCACCCAGATGAGAGCATCCCGGATGGGAAGCGAGCAGAGATAATGGATGTTTAATAATGAGGGGGAAATAGAGACGGGAGTGCTCAGTGCTCCGTGTTCAGTGCTCAGTGGGGGAATGGGCGGGGCATTGTCCTTGGTCCTTGTTTTCCCCCTGGCCTTTTTCGGTTCCGAAGTCTGAGCACTGATCACTGCGCACTGAGCACTAATTTCTTCTCTCGCCCCAATCTCCGACGCCAGCACCACCGCCAGGCTCTCTTTCCGCAGTCTTTTCCCCTCACAGGCCGGGCAGGGCAGGGGATTCATATAGCGGGTCAATTGTGCCCGCAGGGTGTCACTTTCAGCATTTTCATAAAGTCGCCGCGCCTCATTCAAAAGGCCCTCATAAGGTTTCGCCAGGCTGCGTTTATTCGCTCCGGTAGCCCAGCCTGTCGGGATGGCCTTGTCCCCGGTGCCATGGAAAAGAGCCTCTTTAAATCCCTGCGGCAATCCTCGGAATGGAGCATCCACCGCCACCCCAAAATGCTTCGCTAAAGCCTCCACTCCGCGTTGATGGATCAGCTTCAGTTTCGGATTGCGAGACCACCAAGTTTTCACCGCACCATCTTGGATGGACACTTCTCCATCCGGAACCAGCAGCCCTGGATCGGGTGCCATCAGGGTGCCCACGCCTTCACAGGTCGGGCAGGCTCCCAGGTGCGTGTTGAATGAAAAATGCTGAGGCGTCAGTTTTTCGATCACATAGCCGGTGCGTGGATTTGCATAGGCCGTGGTGAAACTCAGCAGGTCCGGTTTTGCCTCAGCGGCACCGCTCACTAAAAACTGTACTTCGCTCTCATTCCACCGCAACGCTGCCTCGATGGATTCCATCAGCCGCGCTTTCACTCCTTCTCGGATCACCAGCCGGTCCACCACGATCTCTACCCGATGTTCCTCCCTCAGGCTTGGCTTCAGCTCCTCCTCCAGTTCCACGATCTCTCCATCCAGCCGCACCCTCACAAACCCCTGACGGCGCAGTTTTTCGAATAGTGCCCTTAGGGCCGCTCCATCCGCCGGGGGCTGTGGAGACAGAACCACCACGCGCGTTCCTTCTCCCAGAGAAAGCAGCCGCTCCCCGATCTCCGCCGGCGTGTTTTTGATCAGCCTCTCCCCCGTTTCCGGGTCATGCGGCTGTCCGGCGATGGCATAGAGTACACGCAGGTAATCATAGATTTCCGTCACCGTAGCGATGGTGCTGCGCGGGTTTGGTGCACTGTGCACCTGCTCGATCGCCACCGCTGGAGAAAGGCCTTCGATGAAATCCACATCCGGCTTTTCCAGTTGATCCAAAAACTGCCGCGCATAGGCCGAAAGGCTCTGCACATACCTCCGCTGTCCTTCGGCATACAGGGTATCAAACGCCAACGATGACTTCCCGCTGCCACTCACCCCCGTGAGCACGACCAGCTTGTGACGGGGAATGTCCACGTCCACATTTTTCAAATTATGCTGCCGGGCCCCACGCACCCGGATAAAGTCCTGCGCCATCTCTGGATAAACGAGGGCGCACCGCCCCGCGCAAGCACAACTGCGAACAAATCCCGCTCCTGGGATGGGGCGCTCCCTCACCGGCACCTATCTCAATACCGCGTGATCATCTCATGCAGATTCAGTACCACACGGCACACACTGGTCCAGGCGGCCATCTCAGCAAGGTCGCCGGAGGGACGAGGGCGCAGGCCGGCGGAGAGAAGTTTTTCAGCATCTTCTGGGGCCGCCTGGTAAACCTCCCGCTGGCTTTTGAGGAAGCCTAACAAGCTTTGCATTTCCCCGGCTTTCGGTTTGCGCGCCAGGGTGCGCAGAAAGATGGTTTCCAGCCGGGCTTCGTCAGCCCCCTGTGGCAGTTTTTCTGCCAGGGTGCGCGCGGCTTCGACAAAGGTCGGGTCATTGAGCAGCGTCAGTGCCTGCTGGGGTGTGTTGGAGACGTTGCGTGTGGCCGTGCATTCATCACGGGCCGGGGCGTCAAAATTCGCCAGCATGGGGTGCAGGAAAGTCCGCTGCCAGTGCATATAAACTCCCCTCCGCCACTGCCGGTCATCTGTGCTGGCGATGTAGTCGCGGCTGGGAAACTGGATGTTTTCATAGTAACCGCCGGGCTGGTAAGGCTTCACACTCGGGCCACCGATGTCCAGGTTCAAAAGGCCGGAAGCAAACAGGGCATTGTCACGCACAAACTCCGCATCCAGGCGACGCGGATTTTGAAAAGCCAGCAGACGGTTGCCTGGATCCAGATCCTTCAATTCTGGCCGGGTGCGGCTGTCCTGAAGGTAGGTATGGCTGCTGACGATGAGGCGCATGACGTGCTGGATGTCCCAGCCGCTTTCACGAAATTCCACCGCCAGCCAGTCCAGCAGTTCCGGGTGGCTCGGGGTCTCTCCCTGCGCTCCCAGGTCATCCACAGCCTGAGACAGGCCGATGCCGAAAAACTGCTTCCACAGACGGTTCACAAAGGTGCGTGCCGTCAGCGGATTTTCGGGTGAGGTCAGCCAATGCGCCAAGTCCAGCCGGGTCTGGCGGCCAGCGTTTTCTTCCAGTTTGCCCGTGAGAAATCCGGGCGGTGAAGGTGGGCAGATTTCTCCCGTTTCATCCATCCAGTTACCACGCGGCAAGCGGCGGATGGTCAGGGGTTCTTTGACTGCTACGGTGACTTGAGTCCAGGTTTTGCCGCCCGTGCATTCCACGGCCTGCGCATGCAGATTTTTCCAGGCGGCCTTGGTTTCCGGGGCAGCTTGACCGGACTGCCGCATCCATGCCTGGGCCAGGAGAGGAGACTTCAGCGTTTCCTTTTTCAAATCGGATACCAGTGGCTCCACCCAGTCCTGAGCTAGGGGAGTAGGTGGTGCGACAGCGGCCAGGGAAATGCGCAGGCAGCCGACGCTATGCGATGGAAGACGGACAGTGAAAGTCTCTCCGGCCTTCAGTTCCGCCGTTTCATCCAGCAGCCAGACAGAGGAATGGGGCATCTTGGTTTCCTTCATGGAGGTCTTCCATCCACCCGTCACTCCCGGCTGCTCCTGGGTGCCAAGATAGCGAGGCGCTTTCACATCCGCATCTGCCTGG
The window above is part of the Prosthecobacter fusiformis genome. Proteins encoded here:
- the tgt gene encoding tRNA guanosine(34) transglycosylase Tgt — its product is MSPSRLDFQLEAQATGSRARAATFRTLHSTVRTPLFMPVGTQATVKAQLPETLHESGSQILLANTYHLLLRPGPEVFKRMGGIHQFMQWPGSVLTDSGGYQIFSLPHSRSMTEAGAVFQSYVDGQRILLSPELSIQTQMAIGSDIMMVLDQCIPSTADEAAARAALQVTQRWAVRSLAAREDSPQSMFAIVQGALYPHLRRESAEGLMQLPFDGFAIGGLAVGEEKAEREDTCEMTACLLPQDRPRYLMGVGTPLDVLEAVHRGVDMFDCIIPTQVAKRGSLFTSRGIVQLRRSVYKFSEERLDPDCTCPVCAKYTRAYLHHLTKTQEPLGWQLMGQHNIHFYHQLMREIRQSILEDRFLKLYHEKRQILQVEDVDHPITTVKPPVISPDHAQRMGDYELELRAGEAARIFHIGTGQTVNTDVTAAAWTEDAHLATHLRLPAGESAEESMPLIVWDIGLGAGAAAIAAILTYEMEADKGPVRPMHIVSLTNDLSPLRLALSHKRHFPYLRHGAADTLLHRNAWTSRYKTGLTWTLLQGPLDKTIPQAPSPPEATFHQVLPGMEIPIGTPER
- a CDS encoding nucleoside monophosphate kinase, with amino-acid sequence MPPVPTETPALKPTAPADLEIKDAQLIFNQVWKKLEEDYGRENLRFPKELILLGGAPGAGKGTNTNFIRKLRGITAEPIVVSALLDSPEAQKLKSQGGMVGDREVVGILIRKLLEPEQQNGAILDGFPRTKVQVECLKLLFDEMMRLRMDFSETPEAFHFKQPIFHIMVLFVDEAESIARQLKRGQEVLAHNEEVRRSGLGELWEERATDFDTNLARNRYKVFKEKTYDALVSLKEIFHYHFINAQAPLELVQENIVRELEYQSSLELDPRTFDLLRKLPLASEIVRHARQDLVRRLDGYKVEKPEIMQAVVNFIEEKMMPIIVRHAISGRADINSEDKLFHDPQALAILIDIFSERGFQATVDLHHIEIPEKFDLQTGIIQCRKKKVFRFGIRFKGSEIRRG
- a CDS encoding phosphatase PAP2 family protein gives rise to the protein MLARSFELFLNQVRSWRKEPLIPAALLIIACGLFAFIEIAEEVQEKESHSYDEMILLAMREPGNTADPLGPPWMEEMGRDLTALGGFTILTGLTAASMGLMLLFGRVRLSLLTLLAIMGGMQASAWLKSMFDRPRPDLVPHGVLVTSASFPSGHAMMAAVVYLTLGVMLARTQTSRKVRLYIVSLSVFIALLVGCSRVYLGVHWPTDVLAGWMLGGAWAVTFGLIALKVDPRRPGDEGSADEDADTLKEIE
- a CDS encoding cysteine peptidase family C39 domain-containing protein; amino-acid sequence: MNPNWFGIVCTVVVFLAFFVSYVLAGRLSEGTRAVWTGLLVLLALPGASFAGYYAHLVDVPAWYYEFRSWQRIESALILIGVAGGFLASFFSAIPRILVLLIVSALVSVPFVKPFLGPLPEGSLQDQWQGDICLQSTYSTCGAASAATILRHHGITVSESALAREAYSYQGGTEVWYLARALRKRNLEATMHVTTDLPHRFQAHSLPAIVGVRFGHTGHFIAVLSRNDEQFHIGDPLRGSEVLELGELEQRYKFTGFWMEVHSSHPMR
- a CDS encoding peroxiredoxin family protein, yielding MPRFLIFFLLSLVTVLNAQSDLTRSPVHLQIRTVIDEYETNVRANTQKIIAATTEEERARYRSTVPSAAPYATRVLAIIEASPEDPGGITGIVWLITQAAAFPESQKAFDLLSTTFAASAGIAPAVKSLEFQPLEKVESILETIRQKNPHAEEKAAALYALGMHYFRRFDAGLSPTEEEAAKTRSMDCFQEIISAHGDVKIQGFPIAEQAGRMLFEMANLSAGSPAPEIEGQDLDGQTFKLSDHRGQYVVLIFWGGWCHACHGVLPVVNQFVTDMKTGGKPVTVLGINTDIPTEARKAYADYQVNFRNWSDGTTSGPITTLFNLRNFPTLYLIGPDGKILLKQTSIEAVRESLKGL
- the mnmA gene encoding tRNA 2-thiouridine(34) synthase MnmA, which gives rise to MKILAAMSGGVDSSVATALLAREGHEVVGAYMKNWINEENIIGHCPWEEDIVDARAVADQLGIEFHVVNLMKEYRERVVKYLLEGYQDGITPNPDVMCNREMKFGVLWDWAKERGFDAIATGHYARKGSDGLSILRGADPNKDQTYFLAMMQPEQVRIAQFPIGHLLKPELREQARQLGLKTAEKKDSQGICFIGEVKMEDFLRTFVADKPGPIVNLEGKVLGEHKGLHLYTLGQRKGIGVASNLYKQAYVVVAKRHEANELVIAIERPDTPLLWARKCTLTGVSTTGSPLDAERTLQAQPRYRCPAGDAVYTPVGENRAELVYTQPQRALTPGQICALYDGDQLLGGAVFERIEYEG